In the genome of bacterium, one region contains:
- a CDS encoding PilZ domain-containing protein has protein sequence MNWDEKRKYPRFKASDSALAASGDDPYTLIDLSTGGVGIRFCGDQPVPDEIPLDLFFLDRELALTGLRCKKIFESRVDSGRAGQVPEWHVGLQFEDIGPEKLKILRYFRWTED, from the coding sequence ATGAATTGGGACGAAAAAAGAAAATACCCGCGTTTCAAAGCATCCGACAGCGCCCTGGCTGCAAGCGGAGATGACCCGTACACTCTCATAGACCTGAGTACGGGGGGAGTGGGGATCAGGTTCTGCGGAGATCAGCCAGTGCCAGACGAGATCCCTCTGGACCTTTTTTTCCTCGACAGGGAGCTGGCACTCACCGGTCTTCGGTGTAAAAAAATTTTCGAATCGAGAGTTGACTCAGGCAGGGCCGGCCAGGTGCCGGAGTGGCACGTGGGACTCCAGTTTGAGGACATCGGACCGGAAAAGTTAAAAATACTGAGGTATTTCAGGTGGACTGAGGATTGA
- a CDS encoding PilZ domain-containing protein translates to MEEKRRHNRYPASEMTFVVGFHGPAQVIDVSDSGIGVRYKGSEELPEEMVVDLLNATKSIIIDQIRCKKVRDETVGRVAVFSYISERRLGLEFLDPTSEQLSALKLFKGIEN, encoded by the coding sequence ATGGAGGAGAAACGGAGACACAACAGATATCCTGCTTCAGAAATGACCTTTGTGGTTGGCTTCCATGGTCCGGCGCAGGTTATCGATGTAAGCGATAGCGGCATTGGAGTCAGGTATAAGGGATCAGAAGAGCTGCCGGAGGAGATGGTCGTAGACCTTCTGAACGCCACTAAAAGCATCATTATAGACCAAATCCGATGCAAGAAAGTAAGGGATGAGACGGTGGGCAGAGTTGCCGTTTTCAGTTATATTTCGGAACGCAGGCTCGGCCTGGAGTTCCTGGATCCCACCTCGGAGCAGCTGAGCGCCCTGAAGCTGTTTAAAGGTATTGAGAATTGA
- the gyrA gene encoding DNA gyrase subunit A, giving the protein MSDLINTTKAPIENINIEDEMRTSYLDYAMSVIVGRALPDVRDGLKPVHRRILYAMQDLGNVYNKAHKKSARIVGDVIGKYHPHGDQAAYDTIVRMAQDFSLRYPLIDGQGNFGSVDGDSAAAMRYTEIRMKRLASELMEDLEKDTVEYGANYDDTLTEPLVLPAGFPNLLVNGSSGIAVGMATNIPPHNLVEVINACFLLIEKPDVSVEELMTVLPAPDFPTGGFIYGIQGVRDAYSKGRGSIQIRARTVIERHKKGKSAIVVTELPYQVNKARLIEKIAELVKEKKIEGISDLRDESDRDGMRIVIELKQEEGAEILLNQLYSQTQMKTTFGVQLLAIHRNQPVTFTLKQVLGHFIDFRVEVVTRRTRFLLTRAEQRAHILEGLKIALDNIDAVVELIRKSRDVPTAREGLMGRFGLTELQANAILEMRLSRLTGLEREKIELELKDVLAEISRLKGILSDEKKLYAVIVEELREIRERYGDDRRTEIILDTHEMSLEDLIVDEEVLVTVSHAGYVKRTSLSLYRSQHRGGKGLAGMSMRAEDFAEHIFVASTHSYILYFTDRGRVHWMKVHELPQMGRAARGKAIINLLNLGGGEEVTAFLPVREFTEDHFIVMGTEKGVIKKTALKSYSHPRAGGIIALGLDEGDRLIASALTDGSRHLLLTSNHGQGIRFKETDARPMGRSARGVRGINLGKGDKVVGMEVVNDAAYLLTVTERGYGKRTPMKEYNPIGRGGKGVRAVKVSDKIGNLVGTLQVGSEEEIMVITNKGRLIRIPVAGISVYSRSSQGVKLIDMSDAQEKVVSVALIQEGED; this is encoded by the coding sequence ATGAGCGACCTGATCAACACCACCAAAGCACCCATAGAGAACATTAACATCGAAGACGAGATGAGGACTTCCTATCTCGATTACGCCATGAGCGTTATCGTAGGGCGGGCTCTTCCCGATGTGCGTGATGGACTAAAGCCGGTTCACCGCCGCATATTGTACGCCATGCAGGACCTTGGAAACGTTTACAACAAGGCCCATAAAAAATCGGCTCGTATCGTCGGTGATGTTATCGGAAAATACCATCCCCACGGGGACCAGGCTGCCTACGACACCATTGTCCGCATGGCCCAGGACTTTTCCCTTCGCTATCCCCTGATAGACGGCCAGGGCAACTTCGGATCGGTTGATGGGGATTCGGCTGCGGCTATGCGGTATACAGAGATCCGCATGAAGAGGCTGGCCAGTGAACTCATGGAGGACCTGGAAAAAGATACAGTGGAGTACGGGGCCAACTATGACGACACCCTCACAGAGCCCCTTGTGCTGCCCGCAGGGTTTCCCAACCTTCTCGTAAACGGCTCTTCCGGGATCGCAGTGGGAATGGCCACCAATATCCCGCCCCACAACCTTGTTGAAGTCATCAACGCCTGCTTCCTGCTCATCGAAAAGCCGGACGTGTCGGTGGAGGAGCTCATGACGGTTCTACCGGCGCCGGACTTCCCCACGGGGGGGTTCATTTACGGGATTCAGGGCGTTCGGGATGCCTACAGTAAGGGGCGGGGCTCGATACAGATACGTGCCCGTACTGTTATCGAGCGCCACAAAAAGGGCAAATCAGCCATCGTGGTCACAGAGCTGCCCTACCAGGTGAACAAGGCCAGACTCATCGAGAAGATCGCTGAGTTAGTCAAAGAGAAAAAGATCGAGGGGATCTCGGACCTCAGGGACGAATCGGATCGGGATGGGATGCGCATCGTCATCGAACTCAAGCAGGAAGAGGGCGCTGAGATCCTCCTGAACCAGCTTTACAGCCAGACTCAGATGAAGACCACTTTCGGTGTTCAGCTGCTGGCCATCCACCGCAACCAGCCGGTGACCTTCACTTTAAAGCAGGTCCTGGGCCACTTTATCGATTTCAGGGTGGAGGTCGTCACCCGAAGAACCCGCTTCCTGCTCACCAGGGCTGAACAGCGTGCCCATATTCTTGAAGGCTTGAAGATAGCCCTGGACAACATCGATGCGGTGGTCGAATTGATCAGGAAATCCAGGGATGTGCCCACCGCCCGGGAAGGCCTCATGGGCCGTTTCGGGCTCACCGAACTCCAGGCTAACGCTATTCTGGAAATGCGGCTGTCCCGCCTCACCGGCCTGGAGCGGGAGAAAATAGAGCTGGAGCTCAAAGACGTCCTGGCCGAGATCAGCCGGCTAAAGGGAATTCTCTCAGACGAGAAAAAACTGTACGCGGTTATTGTCGAGGAACTCAGGGAAATCAGGGAAAGGTACGGGGACGACAGGCGCACCGAGATCATTCTGGACACCCATGAAATGTCTTTGGAGGATCTCATCGTGGACGAGGAGGTGCTGGTTACCGTTTCCCATGCAGGCTATGTCAAGCGCACCTCCCTTTCCCTTTACCGGTCTCAGCATCGGGGGGGTAAGGGGCTGGCCGGCATGTCCATGAGGGCAGAGGATTTCGCGGAGCATATATTCGTGGCTTCGACACACAGCTATATTCTGTATTTCACCGACCGAGGTCGTGTCCACTGGATGAAGGTGCACGAACTTCCCCAGATGGGCAGGGCTGCCAGGGGCAAAGCCATTATTAACCTTCTCAACCTGGGCGGCGGCGAGGAGGTGACCGCTTTCCTGCCGGTGCGCGAGTTCACTGAGGACCACTTCATCGTCATGGGTACCGAGAAGGGTGTGATCAAGAAGACGGCGCTTAAATCCTATTCCCACCCGAGGGCAGGAGGCATCATTGCGTTGGGATTGGACGAAGGGGATCGACTCATCGCTTCGGCTCTGACTGATGGCAGTCGTCATCTCTTGCTTACCTCAAACCATGGACAAGGAATTCGCTTCAAGGAAACGGACGCTAGACCTATGGGCAGGAGCGCCAGGGGTGTCAGGGGCATTAACCTTGGTAAGGGGGACAAAGTGGTGGGCATGGAGGTAGTCAATGATGCTGCCTATTTGCTCACTGTTACGGAACGCGGTTATGGCAAAAGAACCCCAATGAAGGAGTACAACCCTATCGGCCGTGGAGGGAAGGGTGTCAGGGCGGTCAAGGTGTCGGACAAGATCGGCAACCTGGTTGGGACCCTGCAGGTAGGCAGCGAGGAAGAGATCATGGTTATCACCAACAAGGGGCGGCTTATACGTATCCCGGTGGCGGGGATTTCGGTCTATTCCCGATCCAGCCAGGGAGTCAAGCTGATCGATATGTCCGATGCCCAAGAAAAGGTTGTTTCCGTCGCGCTTATCCAGGAAGGTGAGGATTGA